Genomic DNA from Desulfonema ishimotonii:
TCAAGGAACTGAACGTCAATCGAAATGTCTTCATTGATAATCTGAACAAATTGGAAAAAAAACGTTCCCGGCAAATAGATCTTTTTGAATTTATGGACGACATTATCTCCCGCTATCCGCTTCCGATCTCCGATTTTATTTATTTCCTGAACGACTTGGAGTATCTCAAGAGGCAAAAAAGCGAATACAAATCGCTGGCAACAGAGTTACAACGAAAAATTGTAAAGGGTAGTTACAGGATAGAAGATAAGGATGTCTATTTTCAGCCCTACCGGAGCGGCAAAAAAAAGCTGAATCTTCATATTGCATCGTCTACGGCCAAGACCTTTTTCAGTCTGGTTTTTTACCTTGAGCATATGGCTGAAAAGGGGGATTATCTGATTATTGATGAACCGGAGCTGAATCTTCATCCGGATAACCAGAGGAATATTGCCCGAATTATCGCACGACTCATAAACAAAGATATCCGGGTCATTATCAGCACCCACAGTGATTATATCCTCCGGGAACTGAATAATCTGATTCTGCTGAATGAAAAATTCAAAGGAAGAAGTAAGCTGATGAAAAAATACAAATATTCTGAGGAAGAACTGATGTCCACTGATTCCATCGCGCCCTACCTGTTTGGCGATCATGCTGTCCATCCGATGGAAATGAGCCGGGAAGAAGGAATTATTGCCAAAACATTCGATTCCGTTATCAATTCCATGAACGAATCAGCTGACGATATTTATTATAAAAAACGGGAGCATGTGGATAATGCCTGACAGAGATATTTTTACATTTCTGGATGAGGTTATCGAAGAAAGGTTCAGAATATATCCAGAGGGGAATTTGCTTGTCATCCGGGAAAAGCAGCCGGGGGCAAGCGGTCAGAGCGTCACATTGAAAACAAGCGGTAAAACCCTTGCATTTTCCCTTGATCGGAATGAAACATCTGATTTCAGAGTGTTTCCCTTTTTCAACCGTTCCACGCCGGGCATTAACAGTAAAAATGACGCAATTATATTTTGTCGGAAGAAGAATGATATATATGCCCTGCTGGTAGAATTGAAGTCAGGAACTCCGGGAAAATTTAAGATGCAACTGAGGTCGGGGAAAAATTTCCTGGATTTTCTGGTGGCAACAATAAATCTGCACTATCCGGTCAGACTGAAAGTCAGCTGTCGCGGACTTTTGTTTGACATGAGTGACAACCGCAGAATACCGAAAAAGAACGAAACGCGGAGAAAAAAGGTTGTTTTCAGAAATGATGGCGGATTGGAAATTGCGCGTCTGAGTTGTAATGAAATCTATCACCTGACCCGTTTTCTGGAATAAATCATTACCGGTGACTGATCCGATGAAAAACGACCCGCTGAAGACGCTGAAGATTGACGCTGAAATCTACGACCGGCTCCGGGCGTACTGCGATCAGAACAGTATCCGCTTTGCCGATTTTACGGAGGAGATGCTGGAAAACGCCATTGGTGAAAACGAGGCGGTCCGGGCGCTGGATGAGGCCCGCCTGCTGACGGAGCAGATGGACGCCGAGCGTGAAAAAGCCTACGCCCGTGGCTTTCAGGAGGGATTCTGCCTGGCGTTTTCCGCCGCGCTGGGCCGCATGGGCACGCCCGATCAGCAGGCCGGGTTGCGCCGTGCCCTCAGAAACAGGCCCGCCAGAAAAATCACCGGCCCACAGTTGGAGCTGTTCTGACCCATGCGAGCGCTTTCCTCTGACGCAGAGCCGGTCCTCGTCGCCATTGTCAATAACATCCCCGATTTTTCCATTGCCCGCGACGGGCACTGGTATCGCATTCCGGTGGCCAGCGCTGAAAAGTGGCTGAAAAAATCCTGGCCGCCCCGGTGGCTGGCATTTTATCAGACCAAAGTCTTCGGACCGGAAGCATGGTCCGTCCGCCACTACGCACGGGTCACGGATATCCGAAAAGTGTACCGGTGGCAGATATTCCCGGAAGAATCCCAAAAGTCAAAGCGCAACAAACGTTATTATCAGCTTTTCCTGGAACCGCTCCGGCAGCTTCCCAGTCCCATCTTCAGCCGCCGCTGGCGAAGGATCGTATTTATCCCCACGACGTGGAAAAAATTCGTGAATGCGCTTGAAATCAACGACCTTTATAACGAAAGCCCGCTGGAAGACCGGTTATGGGCGGAATTCAGGCGACTGAAAATTCAGGCGGAGCGGCAGGAATTTGTGACGGCGAACAGGTGCCATTATGCGTTGGACTTTGCCATTTACTGCCTGAACGGGAAGCTTGACGTTGAAACCGACGGAGATTTCTGGCATGTCACCCCGGACAGCGCCCGGCAGGACAATATCCGGGACAACAACCTGAAAACAGAGGGGTGGCGGGTACTTCGGTTTACCTCCCGGCAGGTCCGGGAGGAAATGGAAAGCTACTGCATCGGAACCATCTCAGAAAATATCAGCCGGCTCGGCGGCATAGAGAAGGGCCGGTCCGGGGGCGAAAAAATTACGCTGAAACCCGGCGGCGGCAGACAGCTCGGATTATTTGATGATATATAACGGCACCCCGTGCCGGATTGCCGGGAAGATCCGCCCGTTGTCCCATCCTCTGGGATGGCGGCATATTATGTTCCTATTTTATCAAGTATCTGTCTGGCATAGTATCTTAAAAAAAATGATTAGGGAGTTCGGCACAAATAAACTACCCGTTTCAAAATGGCAGGACGTAGCCCCGCCCTGCCGTTCCACATGGGTAGTGCTTTGTCAATTTTGTTTCTGTGAGTTCGGAAAATTACGGAGTGCATGAGCAACGCTCATGCACTCCTCGCTCCGGCGCTTTCAACCCACAATTTCAATGTTGACAAA
This window encodes:
- a CDS encoding AAA family ATPase, translating into MLNIDFINIGPIQKANINLSKKLTIFCGENNTGKTYINYSIYSLLKTAFNLVPDFMASHVDEIKEQGIYQIDMRHFFDQRFESLIKKIEKNYLDMLPFTFATNQDFFKDSQIQLHFNKELLSEYSYKKEYNDSLVVGKNKKVLEIEKQTDSPIVMVTLLEKGVPDRLLAEKLSETILKIIFGDVFGKTFLLPAERTGINLFFKELNVNRNVFIDNLNKLEKKRSRQIDLFEFMDDIISRYPLPISDFIYFLNDLEYLKRQKSEYKSLATELQRKIVKGSYRIEDKDVYFQPYRSGKKKLNLHIASSTAKTFFSLVFYLEHMAEKGDYLIIDEPELNLHPDNQRNIARIIARLINKDIRVIISTHSDYILRELNNLILLNEKFKGRSKLMKKYKYSEEELMSTDSIAPYLFGDHAVHPMEMSREEGIIAKTFDSVINSMNESADDIYYKKREHVDNA
- a CDS encoding endonuclease domain-containing protein, with product MRALSSDAEPVLVAIVNNIPDFSIARDGHWYRIPVASAEKWLKKSWPPRWLAFYQTKVFGPEAWSVRHYARVTDIRKVYRWQIFPEESQKSKRNKRYYQLFLEPLRQLPSPIFSRRWRRIVFIPTTWKKFVNALEINDLYNESPLEDRLWAEFRRLKIQAERQEFVTANRCHYALDFAIYCLNGKLDVETDGDFWHVTPDSARQDNIRDNNLKTEGWRVLRFTSRQVREEMESYCIGTISENISRLGGIEKGRSGGEKITLKPGGGRQLGLFDDI